A window of the Streptomyces formicae genome harbors these coding sequences:
- a CDS encoding Gfo/Idh/MocA family protein, translating to MSVASPRPSRLRAAVVGTGAIVSGSHLPALRAHADRVELVAAVDVDLARLTAFRDLAGEEVAAYTGLDAMLDAVRPDLVLIGTPPSLHREQTVAALKAGAWVLCEKPLCLSLAEYDEIAAAAQAAGTHASVVFQHRYGSGAVHARELLARGELGAPRVAHCQTTWYRDSDYYAVPWRGRWESEGGGPTMGHGIHQYDLMLHLLGDWTEVRAMAGRLVHDTEGEDVSTALVRFANGTLATVVNSVLSPHEVSRIRIDCADATVELTHLYGHSNEDWVYTPARHVSSERPGAWRTPAADVPSSHTAQLGALLDAYEKGERPPGSGPDARRTVEFAASLYKSAFTGRPVLAGEITPGDPFYPAMHGNHPDWSPKR from the coding sequence ATGTCCGTCGCCTCGCCCCGACCGTCCCGTCTGCGTGCTGCCGTCGTCGGCACGGGCGCCATCGTCAGCGGGAGTCACCTCCCCGCCCTGCGCGCCCACGCCGACCGTGTCGAGCTCGTCGCCGCCGTCGACGTGGACCTGGCGAGACTCACGGCCTTCCGGGATCTCGCCGGCGAGGAGGTGGCCGCGTACACCGGCCTCGACGCGATGCTCGACGCGGTCCGCCCCGATCTCGTGCTCATCGGCACTCCGCCGTCCCTCCATCGCGAGCAGACCGTGGCCGCGCTGAAGGCGGGCGCGTGGGTGCTGTGCGAGAAGCCGCTGTGCCTCTCGCTCGCCGAGTACGACGAGATCGCCGCCGCCGCACAGGCCGCCGGGACGCATGCGTCGGTCGTCTTCCAGCACCGCTACGGCTCCGGAGCCGTCCACGCCCGCGAACTGCTCGCGCGGGGCGAGCTCGGCGCCCCGCGGGTCGCGCACTGCCAGACCACCTGGTACCGCGACAGTGACTACTACGCGGTGCCGTGGCGCGGCCGCTGGGAGAGCGAGGGCGGCGGCCCCACCATGGGGCACGGCATCCACCAGTACGACCTGATGCTGCACCTCCTCGGCGACTGGACGGAGGTGCGCGCCATGGCGGGCCGTCTGGTGCACGACACCGAGGGAGAGGACGTCTCGACCGCCCTGGTGCGCTTCGCGAACGGGACGCTCGCCACCGTCGTCAACAGCGTCCTGTCCCCGCACGAGGTCAGCCGCATACGTATCGACTGCGCCGACGCTACCGTCGAACTCACGCACCTCTACGGGCACTCCAACGAGGACTGGGTCTACACCCCCGCGCGGCACGTCAGCTCCGAACGGCCGGGCGCCTGGCGCACCCCGGCGGCCGACGTGCCCAGCTCGCACACCGCCCAGCTCGGCGCCCTGCTCGACGCGTACGAGAAGGGCGAACGCCCGCCCGGAAGCGGCCCCGACGCCCGCCGCACCGTCGAATTCGCCGCCTCCCTCTACAAGTCGGCCTTCACCGGACGGCCGGTCCTCGCGGGCGAGATCACCCCCGGCGACCCCTTCTACCCGGCCATGCACGGCAACCACCCCGACTGGAGCCCGAAGCGATGA
- a CDS encoding PmoA family protein yields the protein MTIKVTHAHGERIAVHAAGVELLNYVYRPDPDPFEARKPYIHPLRTLAGHQVSGYRPNDHRWHKGLQMTASHLSGQNFWGGNCYVHGQGYLRRPEQVGSMRHDGFSELRAEDDRFSLAEELTWVENGGREWASEQRGITVHSVDEDAGSWALDWSIRLTNIRDEPLHFGSPTTAGREMAGYTGLQWRGPRDFTGGTVFGPEGAQEAEKLMGTQGPWLAFTAEHDDVDAHSTLVFAHAPENLDAASAIHDSHWFVRSEPIPTVAFSWAFFEEFELAPGTSFAYRYRVVVADGAWDRDGVAAHLEGLPW from the coding sequence ATGACGATCAAGGTCACCCACGCCCACGGCGAGCGGATCGCCGTCCACGCCGCCGGCGTCGAATTGCTGAACTACGTCTACCGCCCCGACCCGGACCCCTTCGAGGCCCGCAAGCCGTACATCCACCCGCTGCGCACCCTCGCCGGACACCAGGTCAGCGGCTATCGCCCCAACGACCACCGCTGGCACAAGGGCCTCCAGATGACCGCCAGCCATCTGTCCGGGCAGAACTTCTGGGGCGGCAACTGCTACGTACACGGCCAGGGATATCTGCGCCGGCCCGAGCAGGTCGGCTCCATGCGCCACGACGGCTTCTCCGAGCTGCGAGCCGAGGACGACCGCTTCAGCCTCGCCGAAGAGCTCACCTGGGTCGAGAACGGCGGCCGGGAATGGGCCAGCGAACAGCGCGGCATCACCGTCCACTCGGTGGACGAGGACGCCGGCTCCTGGGCCCTGGACTGGTCGATCCGACTCACCAACATCCGTGACGAACCCCTGCACTTCGGCTCCCCGACCACCGCGGGGCGTGAGATGGCCGGATACACCGGCCTCCAGTGGCGCGGCCCGCGCGACTTCACCGGCGGCACGGTCTTCGGCCCGGAAGGCGCGCAGGAAGCCGAGAAACTGATGGGCACCCAGGGGCCGTGGCTGGCGTTCACCGCCGAGCACGACGACGTCGACGCCCACTCCACGCTCGTCTTCGCGCACGCTCCCGAGAACCTCGACGCGGCATCGGCGATCCACGACTCGCACTGGTTCGTACGCTCCGAACCGATCCCGACCGTCGCGTTCTCCTGGGCGTTCTTCGAGGAGTTCGAGCTGGCGCCCGGCACGTCCTTCGCGTACCGCTACCGCGTGGTGGTCGCGGACGGCGCCTGGGACCGCGACGGCGTCGCCGCACATCTGGAGGGACTCCCGTGGTGA
- a CDS encoding cupin, producing the protein MSRPHPQHGPVSLPHPLPGAVGLSHLSAYPWEAADGVCGGSPHLHLVCTEAYVVTGGRGAVQTLSPDGYRDTPLEAGSVAWFAPGTVHRMVQGGDLRITVLMQNSGLPEAGDAVFTFPPDVLADPERYAAAAALPAKSGPDAEAAARKRRDLAVEGYLPLREALLAGDNGPYLEFQRAAARLVKDKVPAWRELWKAGALAAAERTGAQLTALESGAPGYLADSRAYDASPSRYGGYGMCGRRDEYELPGTTLPYYGE; encoded by the coding sequence GTGAGCCGTCCGCATCCGCAGCACGGGCCGGTGAGCCTCCCGCATCCGCTGCCCGGGGCCGTGGGCCTCTCGCACCTCAGCGCCTATCCGTGGGAGGCGGCCGACGGAGTGTGCGGCGGCAGCCCGCACCTGCATCTGGTGTGCACCGAGGCGTACGTCGTCACCGGCGGCCGGGGCGCCGTCCAGACGCTCAGCCCCGATGGCTATCGCGACACCCCCTTGGAGGCGGGCTCCGTGGCGTGGTTCGCGCCCGGCACCGTCCACCGCATGGTGCAGGGCGGCGATCTGCGCATCACCGTACTGATGCAGAACAGCGGACTGCCCGAGGCCGGGGACGCGGTCTTCACCTTCCCGCCCGACGTGCTCGCCGACCCGGAGCGGTACGCGGCCGCCGCGGCCCTCCCCGCCAAGAGCGGACCCGATGCGGAGGCCGCCGCCCGCAAGCGCCGGGACCTCGCCGTCGAGGGGTATCTGCCGCTGCGCGAAGCCCTCCTGGCCGGCGACAACGGCCCGTATCTGGAGTTCCAGCGGGCCGCCGCCCGTCTCGTGAAGGACAAGGTCCCCGCCTGGCGGGAGCTGTGGAAGGCGGGCGCGCTGGCCGCGGCGGAGCGCACCGGCGCCCAGCTCACGGCCCTCGAATCCGGCGCCCCGGGCTACCTCGCCGACTCGCGCGCCTACGACGCCTCGCCGTCCCGGTACGGCGGCTACGGCATGTGCGGCCGCCGCGACGAATACGAACTGCCCGGCACCACGCTCCCGTACTACGGCGAGTAG
- a CDS encoding ABC transporter substrate-binding protein produces MPANRTTVSCASATVLALCAVLTGCGGPSDTSGSGQTVLRYTWWGNPDRAARTEQAVALFEKRHPGIEVQTSFAGYEAYKQKLATQAAGGDAPDVMQLDYRQIDQYATGGVLLDLGTRKQPLRTGEIDAGLLATGVVDGKQYAIPQGRGTETVAYDAEQWKAAAVDLPRPGWTWDDWAAAMRALAKRTGKPGSVDPGQSEDCFEAWLRGQGKSLYTEDGGLGFTADDLTRWWTFTDGLRREGAVSPAEETTQLDGSVENTPLARGRAIADFNWDAPTSALTAIVGEGLTLAPLPSGADGTPGQYFKPSMFVGAAATTEHPEEAAELIDFLINDKEAAEILGASRSIPVNESIRKEVVPGLKDFDRIIADYQASVEGTLEPPPQAPPAGDNALQTTFARDYDQVSFERMTPREAAENYIIEAEAELRP; encoded by the coding sequence ATGCCCGCAAACCGGACAACGGTGTCCTGTGCGTCGGCCACGGTGCTCGCCCTCTGCGCGGTGCTGACCGGCTGCGGCGGCCCGTCCGACACGAGCGGCAGCGGACAGACCGTCCTGCGCTACACCTGGTGGGGCAACCCCGACCGGGCCGCCCGCACCGAGCAGGCCGTCGCGCTCTTCGAGAAGCGGCACCCCGGGATCGAGGTGCAGACCTCCTTCGCCGGCTACGAGGCGTACAAGCAGAAGCTCGCCACCCAGGCCGCCGGCGGCGACGCCCCGGACGTGATGCAGCTCGACTACCGGCAGATCGACCAGTACGCCACCGGCGGAGTCCTGCTCGACCTCGGCACCCGCAAGCAGCCCCTGCGCACCGGCGAGATCGACGCCGGACTGCTGGCCACCGGGGTCGTGGACGGCAAGCAGTACGCGATCCCGCAGGGCCGCGGCACCGAGACCGTCGCGTACGACGCCGAGCAGTGGAAGGCCGCCGCAGTGGACCTCCCGCGCCCGGGCTGGACCTGGGACGACTGGGCGGCGGCCATGCGCGCGCTCGCGAAGCGGACCGGCAAGCCGGGCTCCGTCGACCCCGGGCAGAGCGAGGACTGCTTCGAGGCGTGGCTGCGCGGCCAGGGCAAGTCCCTCTACACCGAGGACGGCGGGCTCGGCTTCACCGCCGACGACCTGACCCGCTGGTGGACCTTCACCGACGGGCTGCGCCGTGAGGGCGCGGTGTCGCCCGCCGAGGAGACGACACAGCTCGACGGATCCGTCGAGAACACTCCGCTGGCGCGCGGCAGGGCGATCGCCGACTTCAACTGGGACGCGCCGACCAGCGCGCTCACGGCGATCGTGGGGGAGGGCCTGACGCTCGCGCCGCTGCCGTCGGGCGCGGACGGCACACCCGGGCAGTACTTCAAGCCGTCGATGTTCGTCGGGGCCGCGGCCACCACCGAACATCCCGAGGAAGCCGCCGAACTGATCGACTTCCTGATCAACGACAAGGAAGCGGCGGAGATCCTCGGAGCCAGCCGCAGCATCCCCGTCAACGAGTCCATCCGCAAGGAGGTCGTCCCCGGTCTGAAGGACTTCGACCGGATCATCGCCGACTACCAGGCGAGCGTGGAGGGCACCCTCGAACCCCCGCCGCAGGCCCCGCCGGCCGGTGACAACGCCCTGCAGACCACGTTCGCCCGCGACTACGACCAGGTGTCGTTCGAGCGGATGACACCGCGCGAGGCCGCCGAGAACTACATCATCGAGGCGGAGGCGGAGCTGAGGCCATGA
- a CDS encoding carbohydrate ABC transporter permease, with protein MTTTDIPAAGVRDARRPAPGDKRPRRRREGAAWVFLSPWVLGAAVLTLLPMAVSLYLSFTDYDMFNPPQWVGLRNYVQMFTEDPRYWRSVGATLGYVVIAVPLQLALALLIALALKSMKRGKGFYRSAFYAPSLLGASMSVALVWRAVFNDGGTVDNLLSAVGIHTGGWVNRPGWALLAVALLTVWQFGAPMVIFLAGLQQIPAELYEAAAVDGASRWRQFVSVTMPMLSPVLFFNLVLQTIQAFQVFTPAFAVSAGKGGPADSTLFYTLYLYDRGFVASHMGYASAMAWTLLLVIGAVTAVLFRTSRTWVFYADEGDR; from the coding sequence ATGACCACCACCGACATCCCCGCCGCCGGAGTACGCGATGCGCGGCGCCCCGCACCGGGGGACAAGCGCCCCCGCCGCAGGCGCGAAGGCGCGGCCTGGGTGTTCCTCTCGCCCTGGGTGCTCGGCGCCGCCGTCCTGACGCTGCTGCCGATGGCCGTCTCGCTGTATCTGTCGTTCACCGACTACGACATGTTCAACCCGCCGCAGTGGGTGGGCCTGCGCAACTACGTCCAGATGTTCACCGAGGACCCCCGCTACTGGCGCTCGGTCGGCGCGACCCTCGGCTACGTCGTCATCGCCGTACCGCTGCAACTGGCGCTGGCGCTCCTCATCGCCCTCGCGCTCAAGTCCATGAAGCGCGGCAAGGGCTTCTACCGCTCCGCCTTCTACGCCCCCTCGCTCCTCGGCGCGTCCATGTCCGTCGCCCTCGTGTGGCGGGCGGTCTTCAACGACGGCGGCACGGTCGACAACCTCCTGTCCGCCGTCGGCATCCACACCGGCGGCTGGGTCAACCGGCCCGGCTGGGCGCTGCTCGCCGTGGCGCTGCTGACCGTATGGCAGTTCGGCGCCCCGATGGTGATCTTCCTGGCCGGACTCCAGCAGATCCCCGCCGAGCTGTACGAGGCCGCGGCCGTGGACGGAGCGAGCCGGTGGCGGCAGTTCGTCTCCGTGACGATGCCGATGCTGTCGCCCGTCCTCTTCTTCAACCTGGTGCTCCAGACCATCCAGGCCTTCCAGGTCTTCACGCCCGCCTTTGCGGTCAGCGCAGGCAAGGGCGGCCCGGCCGACTCCACGCTCTTCTACACGCTCTACCTCTACGACCGGGGCTTCGTCGCCTCCCACATGGGCTACGCCTCCGCCATGGCCTGGACGCTGCTGCTCGTGATCGGCGCCGTCACCGCGGTGCTCTTCCGCACCTCGCGCACCTGGGTCTTCTACGCCGACGAGGGGGACCGATGA
- a CDS encoding carbohydrate ABC transporter permease, producing the protein MLYPLAWLLATSLKPADEVIASLRLLPSRLEWSNYTTALDGVSDVPVSRMLANSLLIAGGAVLGNFLSCSLAAYAFARLRFRLRGPLFAFMIATIMLPHHAVLIPQYIIFNQLGMVNTYWPLILPKFLATEAFFVFLIVQFMRGLPRELEEAARIDGCGPFRSFFQVILPLTRPALITTAIFTFIWTWNDFFTQLIYLFSPEKFTLTLALRSFVDASSQSAYGPMFAMSVIALLPIVLFFLAFQRFLVEGMASSGIKG; encoded by the coding sequence ATGCTCTACCCGCTGGCCTGGCTCCTCGCCACCTCGCTCAAGCCCGCCGACGAGGTCATCGCTAGCCTGAGGCTGCTGCCGAGCCGTCTGGAGTGGTCGAACTACACGACCGCGCTCGACGGCGTGAGCGACGTGCCCGTCAGCAGGATGCTCGCCAACTCCCTGCTGATCGCGGGCGGCGCGGTCCTCGGCAACTTCCTGAGCTGCTCGCTGGCCGCCTACGCCTTCGCCCGGCTGCGCTTCCGGCTGCGCGGGCCGCTGTTCGCGTTCATGATCGCGACGATCATGCTGCCGCACCACGCGGTGCTCATCCCGCAGTACATCATCTTCAATCAGCTCGGCATGGTGAACACCTACTGGCCGCTCATCCTGCCGAAGTTCCTCGCCACCGAGGCGTTCTTCGTCTTCCTCATCGTGCAGTTCATGCGCGGGCTGCCGCGTGAGCTGGAGGAGGCCGCCCGGATCGACGGCTGCGGCCCGTTCCGCAGCTTCTTCCAGGTGATCCTGCCGCTCACCCGGCCCGCGCTGATCACCACGGCGATCTTCACCTTCATCTGGACCTGGAACGACTTCTTCACGCAGCTGATCTATCTCTTCTCGCCGGAGAAGTTCACGCTCACCCTCGCCCTGCGGTCGTTCGTCGACGCCTCCAGCCAGTCGGCGTACGGCCCGATGTTCGCCATGTCGGTCATCGCGCTGCTGCCGATCGTGCTGTTCTTCCTCGCCTTCCAGCGCTTCCTCGTCGAGGGCATGGCCAGCTCCGGGATCAAGGGATGA
- a CDS encoding sirohydrochlorin chelatase produces MHSPALLVIAHGSRDPRHAATVHALVRRVRSQKPELRVSTAFLDFNAPSVPQVLERMANDGVRDVVALPLLLTRAFHAKADIPSVLRDARTRHPRLRITQAEVLGPSPLLLEAVERRLYEAGLTPADKRSTGVVLASAGSSDPEAIAVIADIARELRHTGWCAVRPAFASAVTAAGPPRPEDAVRALRAEGVARVAVAPYVIAPGRLPDRIAAGAASASADILADALGPSPELARLLLERYEQSCATPVLAAAG; encoded by the coding sequence ATGCACAGCCCCGCCCTGCTCGTCATCGCCCACGGCAGCCGCGACCCGCGGCACGCCGCGACCGTCCACGCCCTCGTACGGCGCGTACGGTCGCAGAAGCCGGAGCTGCGGGTGTCGACCGCGTTCCTCGACTTCAACGCGCCGTCGGTGCCGCAGGTCCTGGAGCGGATGGCGAACGACGGCGTTCGGGACGTGGTGGCGCTGCCGCTGCTGCTGACCCGGGCCTTCCACGCCAAGGCCGACATTCCGTCCGTCCTGCGCGACGCCCGGACCAGGCATCCCCGCCTGCGCATCACCCAGGCCGAGGTGCTGGGCCCGTCCCCGCTCCTCCTGGAGGCGGTGGAGCGGCGGCTGTACGAGGCGGGCCTCACGCCCGCCGACAAGCGCTCGACCGGGGTCGTCCTGGCCTCGGCGGGCTCCTCCGACCCGGAGGCGATCGCAGTGATCGCTGACATCGCGCGGGAGCTGCGGCACACCGGCTGGTGCGCCGTGCGACCTGCGTTCGCCTCCGCTGTGACCGCCGCGGGCCCTCCCCGTCCCGAGGACGCGGTACGGGCGCTACGGGCCGAAGGCGTCGCCCGGGTGGCGGTGGCCCCGTACGTCATCGCCCCGGGCCGCCTCCCGGACCGCATCGCCGCGGGCGCCGCCTCGGCGTCCGCCGACATCCTGGCCGACGCCCTCGGCCCCTCCCCCGAACTGGCGCGCCTGCTCCTGGAGCGGTACGAGCAGTCCTGCGCGACGCCGGTGCTGGCGGCCGCGGGCTGA
- a CDS encoding ABC transporter permease — MASTETTDRAPRKADDLAGLEAGLDALDAVEIRRTPVREVLVRKVLPPVLAITLVLVVWQLLVSAKVTTEDKLPAPSSVWSGLTDMWLQGTLLDVIWTSVSRGLFGFLLALAIGTPLGLLVARVKFVRAAIGPILSGLQSLPSVAWVPPAVIWLGLNDSMMYAVILLGAVPSIANGLVSGVDQVPPLFLRAGRTMGATGLRGTWHIVMPAALPGYLAGLKQGWAFSWRSLMAAEIIASSPDLGLGLGQLLENGRNNIDMPGVFLAIILILIVGIAIDLLIFSPLERWVLRSRGLLAKS, encoded by the coding sequence ATGGCCAGCACTGAGACCACCGACCGGGCGCCGCGGAAGGCGGACGACCTCGCCGGGCTCGAAGCGGGCCTGGACGCGCTCGACGCCGTCGAGATCCGCCGTACGCCCGTCCGCGAGGTCCTCGTCAGGAAGGTCCTGCCGCCGGTCCTCGCGATCACCCTCGTCCTCGTCGTCTGGCAGCTCCTCGTCTCCGCGAAGGTGACCACCGAGGACAAGCTGCCCGCGCCGTCCTCGGTGTGGTCGGGCCTGACCGACATGTGGCTGCAGGGCACCCTGCTGGACGTCATCTGGACCAGCGTGTCGCGCGGTCTGTTCGGCTTCCTGCTGGCCCTGGCGATCGGCACGCCGCTCGGACTGCTCGTCGCCCGGGTGAAGTTCGTGCGCGCGGCGATCGGCCCGATCCTGTCGGGCCTGCAGTCGCTGCCGTCGGTGGCCTGGGTGCCGCCCGCCGTCATCTGGCTCGGCCTGAACGACTCGATGATGTACGCGGTCATCCTGCTCGGCGCCGTCCCGTCGATCGCCAACGGACTCGTCTCCGGCGTCGACCAGGTCCCGCCGCTCTTCCTGCGGGCCGGGCGCACGATGGGTGCCACCGGGCTGCGCGGCACCTGGCACATCGTCATGCCGGCGGCGCTGCCCGGCTATCTGGCCGGTCTGAAGCAGGGCTGGGCGTTCTCCTGGCGTTCGCTGATGGCCGCCGAGATCATCGCCTCGTCGCCCGATCTCGGCCTGGGCCTCGGCCAGTTGCTGGAGAACGGCCGCAACAACATCGACATGCCCGGCGTGTTCCTCGCGATCATCCTCATCCTGATCGTCGGCATCGCCATCGACCTGCTCATCTTCAGCCCGCTGGAGCGCTGGGTGCTCCGCAGCCGCGGGCTGCTCGCGAAGAGCTGA
- a CDS encoding ABC transporter ATP-binding protein: MASTLAKAAEGTTAVSHAARIEHVSKSFPGPAGSQLVLDDISLDVAPGEFVTLLGASGCGKSTLLNLVAGLDAPTAGAIETPGGRPALMFQEHALFPWLTAGKNIELALRLRGVPKSERRQEAERLLELVRLGGAYGKRVHELSGGMRQRVALARALAQDSDLLLMDEPFAALDAITRDVLHGELTRIWEETNLSVLFVTHNVREAVRLAQRVVLMSSRPGRVARQWTVDIPQPRRIEDAAVAELSLEITEELRGEIRRHGQH, encoded by the coding sequence ATGGCCAGCACTCTCGCCAAGGCTGCCGAGGGCACCACGGCGGTGTCCCACGCCGCCCGTATCGAGCACGTCTCGAAGTCCTTCCCCGGCCCGGCCGGCAGCCAGCTCGTCCTGGACGACATCAGCCTCGATGTCGCGCCCGGCGAGTTCGTCACCCTCCTGGGGGCCTCGGGCTGCGGAAAGTCCACGCTTCTCAACCTGGTCGCGGGGCTCGACGCGCCGACCGCCGGAGCGATCGAGACGCCCGGCGGGCGGCCCGCCCTGATGTTCCAGGAGCACGCCCTCTTCCCGTGGCTGACCGCGGGCAAGAACATCGAACTGGCCCTGCGGCTGCGCGGGGTCCCCAAGTCCGAGCGCCGCCAGGAGGCCGAGCGGCTGCTGGAGCTGGTGCGGCTCGGCGGCGCGTACGGCAAGCGCGTGCACGAGCTGTCCGGCGGGATGCGCCAGCGCGTGGCCCTGGCCCGCGCGCTCGCCCAGGACAGCGACCTGCTGCTGATGGACGAGCCGTTCGCCGCGCTCGACGCCATCACGCGGGACGTGCTGCACGGCGAGCTGACGCGGATCTGGGAAGAGACGAACCTGTCGGTCCTCTTCGTCACGCACAACGTCCGCGAGGCCGTGCGCCTCGCCCAGCGCGTGGTGCTGATGTCCTCGCGTCCCGGCAGGGTGGCCCGCCAGTGGACGGTGGACATCCCGCAGCCGCGCCGTATCGAGGACGCCGCCGTGGCCGAACTGTCGCTCGAGATCACCGAAGAACTGCGTGGGGAGATCCGCCGTCATGGCCAGCACTGA
- a CDS encoding aliphatic sulfonate ABC transporter substrate-binding protein has translation MPASRTSRTTRTTRTALRRSVAAAAALPLLAVALTACGYGSEAKDDKKTEVAAEGKKLSADTVRIGYFPNLTHATALVGIEQGLIQKELGGTTIKPQTFNAGPSEIEALNGGSLDIGFIGPSPSINGYVKSQSKNLRIISGSASGGVKLVVNPDKIKSVDDIKGKRIATPQKGNTQDVAFLNWIAEKGWKVDAESGKGDVSVVRTDNKVTPDAYKSGSIDGAWVPEPTASKLVSEGAEVLIDETTLWPGKQFVITNIIVSQTFLKEHPDVVEAVLRGTVKTNAWINANPDKAKASANAALKAETGKELAAKVIDPAWPSIRITDDPLAATLRTQADYAVKAKLLEQPDLNGIYDLTLLNKVLKAEGRPAVSDAGLGAK, from the coding sequence GTGCCTGCATCCCGTACGAGCCGTACGACCCGCACGACCCGTACTGCGCTGCGCCGCAGCGTCGCGGCCGCCGCCGCACTTCCCCTGCTGGCCGTGGCGCTCACCGCCTGCGGCTATGGTTCCGAGGCCAAGGACGACAAGAAGACCGAGGTGGCGGCCGAGGGCAAGAAGCTCTCCGCGGACACCGTCAGGATCGGCTACTTCCCGAACCTCACCCACGCGACCGCGCTGGTCGGCATCGAGCAGGGCCTGATCCAGAAGGAGCTCGGCGGCACCACGATCAAGCCGCAGACCTTCAACGCGGGACCGTCCGAGATCGAGGCCCTCAACGGCGGCTCGCTCGACATCGGCTTCATCGGCCCCTCGCCGTCCATCAACGGCTACGTCAAGTCCCAGAGCAAGAACCTGCGGATCATCTCCGGCTCCGCCTCCGGCGGTGTGAAGCTCGTCGTCAACCCGGACAAGATCAAGTCCGTGGACGACATCAAGGGCAAGAGGATCGCCACTCCGCAGAAGGGGAACACGCAGGACGTCGCGTTCCTCAACTGGATCGCGGAGAAGGGCTGGAAGGTCGACGCGGAGAGCGGCAAGGGCGATGTCTCCGTGGTCCGCACCGACAACAAGGTGACCCCGGACGCCTACAAGTCCGGCTCGATCGACGGTGCCTGGGTGCCCGAGCCGACCGCGTCCAAGCTGGTCTCCGAGGGGGCCGAGGTCCTCATCGACGAGACCACGCTCTGGCCCGGCAAGCAGTTCGTGATCACGAACATCATCGTGTCGCAGACCTTCCTCAAGGAGCACCCGGACGTCGTCGAGGCCGTGCTGCGCGGCACGGTGAAGACCAACGCGTGGATCAACGCCAACCCGGACAAGGCCAAGGCGTCGGCCAACGCGGCGCTGAAGGCGGAGACCGGCAAGGAGCTGGCCGCCAAGGTCATCGACCCGGCGTGGCCGAGCATCCGGATCACCGACGACCCGCTGGCCGCGACGCTGAGGACGCAGGCCGACTACGCCGTCAAGGCGAAGCTGCTGGAGCAGCCGGACCTGAACGGCATCTACGACCTGACGCTCCTCAACAAGGTGCTGAAGGCCGAGGGCAGGCCCGCGGTCTCCGACGCCGGCCTCGGCGCCAAGTAA